Proteins encoded by one window of Toxotes jaculatrix isolate fToxJac2 chromosome 22, fToxJac2.pri, whole genome shotgun sequence:
- the LOC121175916 gene encoding ras-related protein Rab-19-like: MQTPGPEHDDSFDFLFKIILIGDSNVGKTCVVQNFKSGIFTERQQNTIGVDFTVRTVDIEGKKVKMQVWDTAGQERFRTITQSYYRSAHGAMIAYDITRRSTFDSVTHWIKEVELYGAANVVLVLIGNKCDLEQERQVQFVEACNLAKEKGILAALETSAKESQNVEEAFMMTARELLLRNGLNVQQGDVESSPRVLLRANSRPVNGAVAAYTPPDKKSCC, from the exons ATGCAGACCCCAGGACCTGAGCACGATGACTCTTTTGATTTCCTGTTTAAGATCATTTTGATTGGAGACTCTAATGTGGGGAAGACCTGTGTGGTTCAGAATTTCAAGTCAGGGATtttcacagagagacagcaaaatACCATCGGGGTGGACTTCACTGTACGAACCGTGGACATCGAGGGGAAGAAAGTGAAG ATGCAAGTGTGGGACACGGCAGGCCAGGAGAGGTTCCGTACGATCACCCAGAGCTACTACCGCAGCGCTCACGGCGCCATGATTGCCTATGACATCACACGACGCTCGACCTTTGACTCAGTGACCCACTGGATCAAGGAGGTGGAGCTGTATGGGGCAGCCAACGTGGTGCTGGTCCTCATag GTAACAAATGTGACCTGGAGCAGGAACGTCAGGTTCAGTTTGTGGAAGCCTGCAATCTGGCAAAGGAGAAAGGCATACTAGCTGCTCTAGAAACATCAGCAAAG GAGAGTCAGAATGTGGAAGAAGCCTTCATGATGACGGCCAGAGAGCTGTTGCTTCGGAACGGCCTTAATGTCCAGCAGGGAGACGTGGAGAGCTCGCCTCGAGTTCTCCTCCGCGCCAACTCTCGGCCGGTCAACGGCGCCGTAGCTGCCTACACACCACCAGATAAGAAGTCATGCTGCTGA
- the LOC121175915 gene encoding tetraspanin-8-like produces MQRSAVVVVADKTTLKRPFIFANAVHMALCFFMLTMTIAWHRDLVQTGKLVSSVSVVLMYVIEIGCLLLSVLGVFGACKGKRWCLILYATGMAAASQTIIVRTALSYQDVYEKRVVREESKLLAMMPLSGTSKANRTLLYSIQEEFECCGLIEGYKDWGSFIPASCNCQYPGKCIRLRGSATLGAPKNQYVYQEPCLPIYVSELKLAFSLAMGIQFGSGVFWMVLLVMSIKLMGQIKRKQEFMALLQSNRYVPGAF; encoded by the exons ATGCAGCGGAGCGCAGTGGTCGTGGTGGCGGATAAAACGACCCTGAAAAGGCCGTTTATTTTTGCAAATGCTGTGCATATG GCGCTGTGCTTCTTCATGCTGACAATGACAATAGCGTGGCACAGAGACCTCGTACAAACTGGCAAA CTGGTGtccagtgtgtctgtggtgttaATGTATGTCATAGAGATCGGTTGTCTGCTTCTCTCAGTGCTCGGCGTGTTTGGAGCCTGTAAAGGAAAGAGATGGTGTTTGATTCTG TATGCAACTGGGATGGCAGCAGCCAGTCAAACAATAATTGTTAGAACAGCACTAAGCTACCAAGATGTTTATGAG AAACGTGTAGTGCGTGAGGAGTCCAAGTTGCTGGCCATGATGCCACTCAGTGGAACAAGCAAAGCCAACAGGACCCTGCTGTATAGTATTCAAGAAGAG TTTGAGTGCTGTGGTCTTATTGAAGGCTACAAAGACTGGGGCTCTTTCATTCCTGCCTCCTGTAACTGTCAGTATCCAGGAAAATGC ATTCGACTACGGGGTAGCGCCACACTTGGGGCTCCAAAGAACCAGTATGTTTATCAAGAG CCTTGCCTACCGATTTATGTTTCTGAACTAAAACTTGCGTTCTCATTGGCGATGGGTATACAGTTTGGAAGTGGAGTGTTTTgg ATGGTTTTACTTGTGATGAGCATCAAGCTGATGGGccagataaaaagaaaacaggagttCATGGCTCTTCTCCAATCAAACAGATATGTTCCTGGTGCCTTCTAG